One Paenisporosarcina sp. FSL H8-0542 genomic region harbors:
- a CDS encoding ABC transporter permease, whose translation MDRSSKLSKVYLALVFVILYTPIFYLIFYSFNSGGTMSSFKSFTFEHYKAVFADTRLIMILINTVIVALLSALLSTAIGVIGAIGIIFLKNRKSRNALLSLNNVLVVSPDVIIGASFLILFTMVGVKLGFASVLISHIAFSVPIVVIMVLPKLQEMSSTLIDAALDLGASKRDVLSRVIIPYIKPGIFAGFFLALTYSLDDFAVTFFVTGNGFSTLSVEIYSMARAGITLTINALSGLLFIVTLLLVLGYYFVTNRTKNPLRTGVSK comes from the coding sequence ATGGACAGATCAAGTAAATTATCAAAAGTTTATTTAGCACTTGTTTTTGTCATTCTGTATACGCCTATCTTTTACTTGATCTTTTACTCATTTAATAGTGGTGGTACCATGTCAAGTTTTAAATCCTTTACCTTTGAACACTATAAGGCAGTTTTTGCCGATACACGACTCATCATGATTCTGATTAATACGGTTATTGTTGCATTATTATCTGCACTCCTTTCCACTGCAATTGGGGTAATCGGTGCTATCGGTATAATATTTTTAAAAAACCGTAAATCCCGTAATGCACTGTTGTCCCTTAACAATGTGCTGGTTGTCAGCCCTGACGTAATCATAGGGGCATCATTCTTGATCTTATTTACAATGGTCGGAGTGAAATTGGGCTTTGCTTCGGTATTGATATCACATATCGCGTTTAGTGTCCCAATTGTGGTCATTATGGTCTTGCCAAAATTACAGGAAATGAGCAGCACTTTGATTGATGCAGCACTCGATCTTGGCGCTTCAAAACGTGATGTATTGAGCCGTGTAATCATTCCATATATTAAACCCGGGATATTTGCGGGATTCTTTTTGGCCCTGACATATTCACTGGATGATTTTGCCGTGACCTTCTTTGTAACGGGGAATGGTTTTTCCACCCTGTCCGTTGAAATATATTCCATGGCACGTGCAGGCATCACATTAACGATTAATGCATTATCGGGTCTTTTGTTTATCGTTACACTACTATTGGTACTAGGTTATTACTTCGTGACGAATCGCACAAAAAACCCGCTTAGAACGGGGGTTTCTAAATGA
- a CDS encoding VWA domain-containing protein, whose protein sequence is MGLRIESPAWLLLFLLPAVYFAFAWWKTKNRMTREHKFIFVIRVVAVSLLIFALAMPSLLLPIKEEQLLFVVDRSASTKGTDKQYTEFLVKALAEKKDHQAVGLYSFDGKFQTQVPLSLLTEDVPEFIGSENDSKTNISESIQLATNLADQQKATRIVLLSDGLENEGSVSDQLSRMTGGNVEIDTYILNRPESEDVAITSFETPPVAFEGEQQQLLVQVESTKAVKGELILSQNDQFLSKQSVQIEPGSNTFTLRHASVGEGLLKYQVQLNVTGDALLENNQLTSVTMVESAPHLLVVSSDKLTSPIPSYIDDQVVKVDAIQASDLPFDLSNYLAYDAIIFDNVPGYQVGEAKMTVIEQAVKNFGVGFMMVGGDNSFGLGGYFKTPIEKLLPVEMEVKGKQQLPSLGLIIVMDRSGSMAGNKFELAKEAAARSVELLRDDDTLGFIAFDDRPWEIIEAKTLTDKKEALEKILSVSVGGGTEIYPGLELAYERLSDLKLQRKHIILLTDGQSATQNDYEELITEGLGDKNITLSTVAIGQDADRALLEELAQFGTGRFYDVSDESTIPAILSRETVMISRTYIEDNPFYPIIRGDAAWTSLFSDGVPQLNAYIATTAKQTATVVAESTKEDPVIAEWMYGLGRTITYTSDSTGAWSGDFARFSEWGNFWNTAVSRLLPSYSEVPFDIRKSQDGSYSVTDPSGQSSFLDIVAVNEAGEEIESLSEPISPGKSRVSFDADPGLIFLRISNEQNSMYQAGISIPYSEEYKIQPPNKGLMEEIAKRTGGKVITSPEQAMRDIQFESSESKSIQKWLVLIAMLLFFIDITLRRFGWRTISGVTSHLKKSTVENVTRANDTNVAQLLKGKKKR, encoded by the coding sequence GTGGGATTACGAATTGAATCGCCTGCCTGGCTTTTGTTATTCCTATTGCCAGCTGTCTATTTTGCGTTTGCATGGTGGAAAACTAAAAACCGAATGACTCGGGAGCATAAGTTTATTTTTGTCATCCGAGTAGTAGCAGTAAGTTTACTGATTTTTGCATTGGCAATGCCTTCTTTACTATTACCGATTAAAGAAGAGCAACTACTGTTTGTGGTAGACCGGTCGGCCTCGACCAAAGGGACTGATAAGCAGTACACAGAGTTTCTCGTTAAAGCTCTTGCTGAAAAGAAAGATCATCAAGCGGTCGGCCTCTATTCGTTTGACGGTAAATTTCAAACCCAGGTACCTTTATCTCTATTAACAGAAGATGTACCAGAATTTATCGGTTCTGAAAATGATAGTAAAACCAATATTTCTGAAAGTATACAACTTGCAACCAATCTTGCGGATCAACAAAAAGCGACGCGCATCGTTTTGTTATCCGATGGACTGGAAAATGAAGGATCTGTATCCGATCAACTATCGAGGATGACAGGCGGTAATGTGGAAATAGATACGTATATATTAAATCGTCCTGAATCGGAAGATGTTGCCATCACTAGTTTTGAAACGCCTCCTGTAGCGTTTGAAGGAGAACAGCAACAACTGCTTGTTCAAGTGGAATCAACGAAAGCCGTAAAAGGTGAACTGATTCTTTCTCAAAATGACCAGTTTCTATCAAAACAATCTGTCCAAATCGAGCCTGGTTCTAATACTTTCACACTCCGCCATGCATCAGTTGGAGAAGGATTGTTGAAATATCAGGTTCAATTAAATGTCACAGGTGATGCTTTACTTGAGAATAATCAGTTAACAAGTGTAACGATGGTTGAAAGCGCACCGCATTTACTGGTAGTGAGTAGTGATAAATTGACTTCCCCCATACCATCCTATATCGATGATCAAGTGGTAAAAGTTGATGCAATTCAAGCTTCAGACTTGCCATTCGACTTGTCGAATTATTTAGCGTATGATGCTATTATTTTTGACAATGTTCCAGGTTATCAAGTAGGCGAAGCCAAAATGACCGTAATTGAACAAGCGGTAAAAAATTTCGGTGTCGGCTTTATGATGGTCGGAGGAGATAATAGTTTTGGACTGGGAGGCTATTTTAAGACACCGATAGAAAAATTGCTTCCCGTTGAAATGGAAGTGAAAGGTAAGCAACAATTGCCTTCCCTAGGACTGATTATTGTCATGGACCGCTCGGGTAGTATGGCTGGCAATAAATTCGAACTGGCAAAAGAAGCAGCAGCACGTTCAGTTGAATTATTGCGGGATGACGACACACTAGGCTTTATTGCTTTTGATGATCGACCGTGGGAAATCATTGAAGCGAAAACCCTGACTGATAAAAAAGAAGCTCTTGAAAAAATCTTGTCCGTTTCTGTAGGCGGGGGTACCGAGATTTACCCTGGCCTCGAACTGGCTTACGAACGACTATCCGATTTGAAATTGCAGCGCAAACATATCATTTTGTTGACGGATGGACAATCTGCTACTCAAAATGACTATGAAGAACTGATTACAGAAGGTCTTGGGGATAAAAACATTACTTTATCAACAGTAGCCATAGGGCAAGATGCAGACCGAGCGTTGCTAGAAGAATTGGCACAATTCGGTACAGGCCGTTTCTATGATGTCAGTGATGAAAGTACGATCCCGGCCATTTTATCACGGGAAACCGTGATGATTTCAAGGACATATATTGAAGACAATCCCTTTTATCCGATTATCCGAGGCGATGCGGCCTGGACTAGTTTATTTTCGGATGGAGTTCCACAACTAAATGCATATATTGCAACGACTGCGAAACAAACTGCGACCGTTGTCGCTGAAAGTACGAAAGAAGATCCTGTTATTGCGGAATGGATGTATGGATTAGGTAGAACAATTACGTACACATCCGATTCAACCGGTGCTTGGAGTGGGGACTTTGCACGCTTCAGCGAGTGGGGAAATTTCTGGAACACTGCGGTATCAAGATTGCTACCATCTTATAGTGAAGTTCCATTCGATATCCGAAAATCCCAAGATGGATCTTATTCGGTTACGGATCCATCCGGTCAATCGTCCTTTCTGGATATTGTAGCGGTGAACGAAGCGGGTGAAGAAATCGAAAGTCTGTCTGAACCGATTTCACCTGGCAAAAGCCGTGTTTCATTCGATGCGGATCCAGGGCTGATTTTCCTTAGAATTTCAAATGAACAAAACAGCATGTATCAGGCGGGTATTTCAATTCCTTACAGTGAAGAATACAAAATTCAGCCGCCTAATAAAGGGCTGATGGAGGAAATCGCCAAGCGTACAGGCGGAAAAGTGATTACCAGTCCTGAACAAGCGATGCGGGATATACAATTTGAAAGCTCAGAAAGTAAAAGTATTCAAAAGTGGTTAGTCCTAATCGCAATGTTATTATTTTTCATTGATATCACATTAAGAAGATTTGGTTGGCGTACGATTTCTGGAGTGACTTCTCATTTGAAAAAATCGACAGTTGAAAACGTTACACGAGCTAATGATACGAATGTTGCTCAACTGCTGAAAGGGAAAAAGAAACGTTAA
- a CDS encoding ABC transporter ATP-binding protein yields the protein MTDTTIIRFDNVTKSYDSATPVLNNVSFEIERGKFYTLLGPSGCGKTTILRLIAGFMEPTSGEIYFNGKKINHVPANERQVNTVFQDYALFPHLNVFENVAFGLRIKKLKKDEINRRVLEALKFVNLVGYENREIIEMSGGQKQRVAIARAIVNDPEVILLDEPLSALDLKLRTEMQYELRELQQRLGKTFIFVTHDQEEALAMSDEIFVMNAGVIQQSGTPMDIYDEPINRFVADFIGESNIVPGVMISDYHVQFGGKEFECADKGLSSNEKVDIVIRPEDLEITTVDRGKMTVKVDTQLFRGVHYELSTFDKEGNEWLVHSTKKAAVGEEIGLDFEPEAIHVMRLNETEEEFDKRLESYGEEHHAK from the coding sequence ATGACAGACACTACGATTATCCGCTTTGACAACGTCACAAAATCATACGACAGCGCGACACCTGTGTTAAACAATGTGAGCTTTGAGATTGAACGCGGAAAATTTTATACATTACTCGGTCCTTCCGGCTGTGGAAAAACGACGATATTGCGATTGATTGCCGGATTCATGGAACCGACCAGCGGCGAAATATATTTCAATGGCAAAAAAATCAACCATGTGCCCGCAAATGAACGACAAGTCAACACGGTTTTCCAAGACTATGCCCTCTTCCCTCACTTAAATGTATTTGAGAATGTGGCATTTGGATTACGTATCAAGAAGTTAAAAAAAGACGAGATTAATCGTCGAGTATTAGAAGCTCTTAAGTTTGTTAATTTAGTAGGATATGAGAACCGTGAAATTATCGAAATGTCTGGCGGACAAAAACAACGTGTCGCAATCGCACGCGCTATTGTAAATGATCCGGAAGTTATCTTACTCGACGAACCATTGTCTGCACTTGATTTGAAGTTGAGAACGGAAATGCAATATGAACTTCGTGAATTGCAACAGCGACTCGGCAAGACCTTTATATTTGTTACACATGATCAGGAAGAAGCCTTGGCTATGTCAGATGAAATTTTTGTTATGAATGCAGGAGTCATTCAACAAAGCGGTACACCCATGGATATTTATGATGAACCTATCAACAGATTCGTGGCAGATTTCATTGGAGAATCCAATATCGTTCCAGGAGTGATGATTTCCGATTACCATGTACAATTTGGCGGAAAAGAATTTGAATGTGCGGACAAAGGTTTGTCGTCGAACGAGAAAGTAGATATCGTCATCCGTCCGGAAGACTTGGAAATTACTACTGTTGATCGAGGAAAAATGACCGTTAAAGTAGACACACAATTATTCCGGGGAGTTCACTATGAATTATCTACCTTCGATAAAGAAGGCAACGAATGGCTCGTCCATTCGACTAAAAAGGCAGCAGTAGGGGAAGAAATCGGCTTGGATTTCGAACCGGAAGCGATTCATGTCATGCGTTTGAACGAAACAGAAGAAGAATTCGACAAGCGTCTAGAATCGTATGGAGAAGAGCACCATGCAAAATAA
- a CDS encoding GNAT family N-acetyltransferase gives MIVHESDRLALKVFSVEDEEAAKNFWGNAEVMVHCGGPTPHEMLGKVLMSYQACHEKKGLSVYAVVEKETSEVIGAAGFNVASGLEKVELIYHLSKDSWGKGYATEAAVACTEIAKQTDGVETIFASADPHNVSSTKILEKAGFQFIEMKWFDDTNQEEPYFEYQILQDDK, from the coding sequence ATGATCGTCCATGAAAGTGATCGATTGGCATTAAAGGTTTTTTCGGTTGAAGATGAAGAGGCGGCAAAGAATTTTTGGGGGAATGCCGAAGTGATGGTGCATTGTGGGGGGCCAACACCACATGAAATGTTAGGAAAAGTTCTAATGTCCTATCAAGCATGTCATGAAAAAAAGGGGCTCTCTGTTTATGCGGTGGTCGAGAAAGAGACCAGTGAAGTGATTGGAGCAGCTGGTTTCAATGTAGCGAGCGGCTTGGAAAAAGTTGAATTGATTTATCATCTTTCTAAAGACAGCTGGGGGAAGGGGTATGCGACAGAAGCAGCAGTAGCATGCACCGAAATTGCGAAGCAAACCGATGGAGTGGAAACGATTTTTGCCTCTGCCGACCCTCACAATGTCAGTTCCACTAAAATTCTCGAAAAAGCAGGATTTCAGTTTATCGAAATGAAGTGGTTTGATGACACTAATCAAGAAGAACCCTACTTCGAATATCAAATTTTACAAGATGATAAATGA
- a CDS encoding peroxiredoxin: MTERMVGKQAPHFTMDAVLADKSFGKVSLEENMKQDKWTVLFFYPMDFTFVCPTEITAMSDRYDEFEDLDAEIIGVSTDTIHTHLAWINTARQDNGLGELKYPLAADTNHVVSREYGVLIEEEGIALRGLFIVNPEGEMQYQTVFHNNIGRDVDETLRVLQALQTGGLCPANWRPGQKTL; encoded by the coding sequence ATGACTGAACGTATGGTAGGTAAACAAGCACCCCATTTTACAATGGACGCAGTGCTAGCAGATAAGTCTTTCGGTAAAGTAAGCTTGGAAGAAAACATGAAGCAAGACAAATGGACAGTTTTGTTCTTTTATCCAATGGATTTCACTTTTGTATGTCCAACTGAAATCACAGCAATGTCAGACCGCTATGATGAATTTGAAGATTTAGACGCTGAAATTATCGGTGTTTCTACAGATACTATCCACACTCATTTAGCTTGGATTAACACAGCTCGTCAAGACAACGGCTTAGGCGAATTGAAATATCCATTGGCTGCAGACACTAACCATGTGGTATCACGTGAATATGGTGTATTGATTGAAGAAGAAGGTATTGCTCTTCGTGGATTATTCATCGTAAACCCTGAAGGTGAAATGCAATATCAAACAGTGTTCCACAATAACATTGGTCGCGACGTGGATGAAACTCTTCGCGTATTACAAGCTCTTCAAACTGGTGGTCTTTGCCCAGCAAACTGGCGTCCAGGACAAAAAACTCTTTAA
- a CDS encoding XRE family transcriptional regulator yields the protein MQIGNKIKSLRIKKRLTQEELGERTDLSKGYISQLERNLNSPSIETLFTLLEVLGTKPKDFFDDEKNQRVVYLDEDQTVYCDEDKKYQIRWLVPESNDKEMEPVLVKFFEAGEYKQFEPSLSETFMYVLTGNVRLVLGSHEFYAKEGQSLYFEASDHHQLSNHHNGESEILIVVTHSYL from the coding sequence ATGCAAATTGGAAACAAAATTAAGAGTTTGCGCATCAAGAAAAGGTTAACTCAGGAAGAATTAGGTGAACGTACCGATTTGAGTAAAGGCTACATTTCACAACTGGAGCGAAATTTAAATTCCCCATCAATTGAAACGCTTTTTACTTTACTGGAAGTGCTCGGAACTAAACCGAAAGATTTCTTTGATGATGAAAAAAATCAACGCGTTGTGTATTTGGACGAAGACCAAACCGTTTATTGCGATGAAGACAAGAAGTATCAAATTCGGTGGCTTGTCCCTGAATCAAACGACAAAGAAATGGAACCGGTTCTCGTGAAATTTTTTGAAGCAGGGGAATATAAGCAATTCGAACCTTCTTTATCAGAAACTTTTATGTATGTCTTAACAGGCAATGTACGTCTCGTTCTTGGATCGCATGAATTTTACGCAAAAGAAGGACAATCCCTATACTTTGAAGCTTCAGATCATCATCAATTATCCAATCACCACAACGGGGAATCAGAAATATTAATTGTTGTTACACATTCTTACTTATAA
- a CDS encoding ABC transporter permease, translating into MQNNTNRSFYLVPYIGWMLLFVIAPIVLVVYFSLFDLHGNFSFVNYQNFFTSVYLKMTLSSFWYAFLITAFTLVIAYPTAYWLTKTKHKQLWLLLIIIPSWINLLLKTYAFIGIFGVIGPINQLFDTLGIGTKQILYTDFSFIFVSVYIFIPFMILPIFNSLDKMNHSLIDAARDLGSSTWTTFTKVIFPLTINGVKSGIQAVFIPSLSLFMITRLIAGNKVITLGTAIEQQFLVTQNWGMGSTIAVFLILFMVIIMILTGQKEKGALSNGQIK; encoded by the coding sequence ATGCAAAATAACACAAATCGTTCCTTTTATTTAGTTCCTTATATTGGCTGGATGCTGCTCTTTGTCATTGCACCAATTGTACTTGTTGTTTATTTTTCGTTGTTTGATTTACATGGGAATTTTTCATTCGTAAATTATCAGAATTTCTTTACTTCTGTATATTTGAAAATGACCTTAAGCTCGTTTTGGTATGCTTTTCTTATTACTGCTTTCACCTTAGTCATTGCATATCCCACTGCTTACTGGTTGACCAAAACAAAACATAAACAATTATGGTTACTGCTTATCATTATTCCTTCATGGATTAATCTGTTGTTAAAAACATATGCCTTTATTGGTATTTTTGGTGTAATTGGCCCTATAAATCAACTGTTCGATACATTGGGGATTGGCACAAAACAAATTCTCTATACTGATTTCAGTTTCATTTTCGTTTCAGTCTATATTTTTATTCCATTCATGATTTTACCGATTTTTAACTCTCTCGATAAAATGAATCATTCGCTGATAGATGCCGCCCGCGACCTAGGCTCATCTACATGGACAACATTTACGAAAGTGATTTTCCCATTAACAATCAATGGTGTGAAATCTGGAATTCAGGCTGTATTTATTCCTTCCCTATCGTTATTTATGATTACCAGACTGATAGCTGGTAACAAGGTCATTACGCTTGGCACAGCGATCGAACAACAATTTTTAGTGACTCAAAATTGGGGAATGGGTTCGACCATTGCCGTATTCTTGATTTTATTTATGGTTATCATCATGATTTTAACTGGTCAAAAAGAGAAGGGGGCGCTTTCAAATGGACAGATCAAGTAA
- a CDS encoding MFS transporter, whose amino-acid sequence MAGKSNRFALFVLMFNMFIAMSGIGLIIPIMPDYLETFGVAGQALGFLIAMFAFSQFLFSPLAGDLSDKYGRKYLIIIGLVIFGLSQLMFGLASDLWILYLARFFSGVGSAFIVPPMMAFVADITTEEERGKGMGLLGASMSLGFMIGPAIGGLLAEVSLRFPFYVATSAALVAAVISMFVLPKTAPVVQTGKPTKRENLFKQMKHSTTTPYFVMLIVMFVFSFGLANFQSTIALYVDKKYAFTPGEIAVLITAGGFVGVIVQTFVINKLFVKYGELKVILVNLLVSALAMISVLFVDGFWPILIVSSVFFTAASLLRPALNTLISKQAGTEQGFAAGMNNAYMSLGNMVGPALAGILFDINMNFPYMAGTLILIVCFFIASLTQRKSAVVI is encoded by the coding sequence ATGGCGGGTAAATCAAATCGCTTTGCACTTTTTGTGCTGATGTTTAATATGTTCATTGCCATGTCAGGAATTGGCTTAATTATTCCAATAATGCCAGATTACTTGGAAACCTTTGGTGTGGCTGGTCAGGCACTTGGATTTTTGATCGCCATGTTTGCCTTTTCCCAATTTTTATTTTCTCCTTTAGCCGGAGACTTATCAGATAAATATGGTCGTAAATATTTAATTATTATTGGACTTGTCATTTTCGGTTTGTCTCAACTGATGTTCGGATTAGCGTCAGATTTATGGATTTTGTATTTGGCAAGGTTCTTTAGCGGTGTCGGTTCGGCGTTTATCGTTCCGCCAATGATGGCATTCGTCGCGGATATTACGACTGAAGAAGAGCGTGGAAAAGGAATGGGATTGCTTGGTGCTTCGATGTCCCTTGGCTTTATGATTGGGCCAGCAATCGGTGGCTTATTGGCAGAAGTAAGCCTTCGTTTTCCTTTTTATGTGGCAACGAGCGCAGCATTAGTGGCAGCAGTCATATCAATGTTTGTGTTACCTAAAACAGCACCAGTTGTTCAAACTGGTAAGCCAACTAAACGAGAGAACTTATTCAAACAAATGAAACATTCAACGACCACACCATATTTTGTCATGTTAATCGTAATGTTTGTATTTTCATTTGGTCTAGCAAATTTCCAGTCAACGATTGCTTTATATGTGGATAAAAAATATGCATTTACCCCAGGTGAAATTGCCGTATTAATTACAGCAGGCGGCTTTGTAGGTGTTATTGTTCAGACATTTGTCATCAATAAACTATTCGTGAAGTATGGCGAATTGAAAGTGATTCTAGTGAATCTACTTGTGTCTGCTCTTGCTATGATTTCCGTGCTATTTGTTGATGGTTTCTGGCCGATTTTGATTGTGTCGAGTGTATTCTTTACAGCCGCTTCATTGTTGAGACCTGCATTGAATACACTGATTTCGAAACAGGCTGGAACTGAACAAGGTTTTGCAGCAGGTATGAATAATGCTTATATGAGCTTAGGAAATATGGTCGGTCCGGCCTTGGCTGGAATTTTGTTCGACATCAACATGAACTTCCCTTATATGGCTGGCACGCTTATATTGATTGTTTGCTTCTTCATCGCTTCTCTTACGCAGCGAAAATCGGCAGTTGTCATTTAA
- a CDS encoding ABC transporter substrate-binding protein has product MKDIIRAVIAILIICTVLFYVNNQLNKSTGRAGSDTISVYNWGEYIDPELIKRFEKETGITVVYETFESNEAMMTKIEQGGTSYDVAMPSEYTIEKMKENDLLIPIDHSKIPNLSNIDPYFLDLPFDPGNEYSIPYFWGTVGIAFNPKLLDGQTFESWEDLWDPSLKQEVILVDGAREVMGMGLNTLGYSLNTKDEHQLQEATDKLKTLSPNIKAILGDEIVETMRRSEAAVALVWSGQAADIMYVNEDIDYAVPKEGSNLWFDNMVIPKTAANVEGAHKFINFMLDPEVAAQNADYVGYSTPNENAIPLMDPEVTADERFYPTKEMRERLEVYKNLGLETLGRYNELFLEFKMDAQ; this is encoded by the coding sequence ATGAAAGATATCATTCGTGCAGTTATAGCGATACTCATCATTTGCACAGTTTTATTTTATGTCAATAACCAACTGAACAAATCCACAGGAAGAGCTGGAAGCGATACAATCAGCGTTTACAACTGGGGAGAATATATTGACCCTGAACTCATCAAACGATTTGAAAAAGAAACAGGTATCACAGTTGTTTATGAAACATTTGAATCGAACGAAGCGATGATGACCAAAATCGAACAAGGTGGTACTTCTTATGATGTGGCCATGCCTTCCGAATATACGATTGAAAAAATGAAAGAAAACGATTTATTAATTCCGATAGATCATAGTAAAATACCTAATTTATCAAACATAGACCCTTACTTCCTTGACTTACCTTTTGATCCTGGCAATGAATATTCCATTCCTTATTTTTGGGGAACAGTTGGAATCGCCTTCAATCCAAAACTGTTGGATGGTCAAACATTTGAAAGTTGGGAAGATCTGTGGGATCCATCTTTAAAGCAAGAAGTCATTTTAGTTGACGGTGCACGTGAAGTAATGGGTATGGGTTTGAATACTTTGGGATATTCACTCAATACAAAAGATGAGCACCAACTTCAAGAAGCTACGGATAAATTAAAAACCCTATCCCCCAATATTAAAGCCATTCTTGGTGATGAAATTGTGGAAACGATGCGACGTAGTGAAGCAGCTGTAGCTCTGGTGTGGTCAGGACAGGCTGCTGACATTATGTATGTCAATGAAGATATTGACTATGCTGTTCCTAAAGAAGGATCAAACTTATGGTTTGATAATATGGTTATTCCGAAAACGGCAGCGAACGTAGAAGGTGCTCATAAATTTATCAATTTCATGCTTGATCCAGAAGTAGCTGCGCAAAATGCAGATTATGTAGGATACTCGACACCTAATGAAAATGCCATTCCACTGATGGATCCTGAAGTAACAGCGGATGAGCGTTTTTATCCAACTAAAGAGATGCGGGAGCGTTTGGAAGTCTATAAAAACCTGGGATTGGAAACTCTCGGTAGGTACAATGAGTTGTTCTTGGAATTTAAGATGGATGCCCAGTAA
- a CDS encoding TlpA disulfide reductase family protein, producing MKLRSPMPDLTGATAWLNGKVAKKQLIGDKPTLIHFWSVSCGLCKEAMPEVNAFRDQYKDELNVLAVHMPRSEKDMDLEDIKRNAAEHDITQPIFVDSDMKLTDAFDNQYVPAYYVFDKAGQLRHFQAGGSGMKMLEKRVNRVLDEMRNS from the coding sequence ATGAAATTACGTTCACCAATGCCTGACTTAACAGGCGCAACTGCATGGCTCAATGGAAAAGTTGCTAAAAAACAATTGATTGGCGACAAGCCAACACTTATTCATTTCTGGTCTGTAAGCTGTGGACTATGTAAAGAGGCAATGCCAGAAGTAAATGCTTTCCGTGATCAATATAAAGATGAATTGAATGTACTAGCAGTCCATATGCCACGTTCAGAGAAAGATATGGACCTGGAAGATATCAAGAGGAATGCTGCAGAACACGATATCACACAACCAATTTTTGTCGATAGTGACATGAAATTAACCGATGCTTTTGATAATCAATATGTACCTGCATACTACGTATTTGATAAAGCTGGTCAACTGCGTCATTTCCAAGCGGGTGGTAGTGGAATGAAAATGCTTGAAAAACGTGTCAACCGCGTGTTAGATGAAATGCGTAATTCATAA